CAAGGCCTTCCATGCTGacaaagaattttaaaatatttgctgtaTTAGTCATCCAAAACCACTCTTTATGTTGTTATTGTCGTTGCTGTTGAGGTCAGTGTATGTATAACAGTTCTGATATTGTAGTAGTCTACTATCCAATACTGCTGCTGAGATTATACAGTGAATTGCCATGGCAAGGCCTTCCCACTGGAGATACCGTCATACTAAGTAAGCTCACACTGCTCACAATTGTTCCAAGTGCACAAGGCAGTGGCGCTGGCCACACTGTAGTACAGTTCTGCATCatggatatttttttattgcagacacttcatggaaataaaacatttgctcATTGTAGTCTTTGCAGATCTCATTCTATGAGCTGAGTGTTCAATCAGTTGACCATTGTCAGATCAAGCAtgcagtgcacacatacacaatatacagagatagagacagagctCATCTTTCAATATTCAATTGTAAAGAATGTGGGTGTGGATCAGTCATCTAAAGCCATGTGTCCCAAAATTTACAAAGTATCTACAAAGAGACAGTAGTTCATGCAACAATATATCAACATATGAATAAGTAGAGaccaaagaaagaagaaaaacacttcAGTAATCTCACCAAGTAGAGTTCACTGAGGCACCAAAGGGCCATACCTACAGATCAGGGATGGGTcctatttcacacacacacgttgacAAACTCACAAAACTGATGGTATAATTAATCTATCTAATATGCAATACTTGAACATTCTGTCACCATAATGTGTTCTGGAAGCATGGCTTTGGAAGTGAGAAACCCTTCATTTTTAGGCATTGAGCCTCACCAGCTCTGTAACTCCCCCTTTCATATATTTCAGAACTGTGCCCTTAAATGATGCCAATGACTGCTTTTGCTAAGTTCAGTGTATAACTGACGTACACAAGCAGAGGCAGGTCAGCAGTTGAGGGTCAAGATTCAGAATATTCCAGGAACTTTCAGACCTCAGACCTGCAGGGAAAGTATGCCCAACTCTAAAAGTGTGCTGCCattcagatgtatttatttatggttAAAATAATTCCAATCATGAAAATAGTATCAACTTGCCAATTCTGGTTTACACACATCCCAGACATCTGCATGCAAATGGTCCCTAGCATGTGGCAGTGGTGTCTAGGAGTTTCAGGGCACAGAATTTCTCAGCTGCTCATTGTTTCTGCACTCAAGAGAAGCGCCAGGTGGTGTGACACATGGAGACTGTGACTCACTTCTCCAAATAAAATGCCCAGCTTTGAAGTACATAAATCACTGAATTACTGTTCCAGTAGAaggtaaatgaaaaaagataacTGGATTATGGCATCAAGCAGAGTTGATTATCAATTATCTGACAGTGGTAATATTTTATCTGATGACCACTCTTACAACACCCATTTAAATAGGGAATTGACTATATAATGACATTGTAACTACTCTGTGTGTAACTACATTGTGCATCATGTCAGACACTtactaaaatgtaaaagtagTCTATGGTTTATACAGTTACATATCATCCAAATCACCCTGAGCCTATGATGAATCCTGATTATGTTTGGTAATTAACTTACACAAGCTAGTAATTGCAGCAAACTTTCATATCAGTGACAGCACTTACCTTAAGTAACATTTAACTAGAATGTAATTAAACTGCTAAATTCCATTACATGGCTACACTAACATAGATTAACCACAGTTGTTTCAAGCACATATGCCAATATgggttattttcttttttcagtacTGAACAAAGGCCATGATGCTTTAAGGCTCCAAATAACCTGACACTTTCCCTTGGACTTCACAAGAGAGCACAACTTATGAAAGTAAAAATTGCTCTGTGTACACAAACCAATTAATATTAAAGGATTATCAGTTGTGAAAGCAATGAGAAAATGTTCTTTCCTTGCATTTCACTGCCATCCCTACACTTACTAACTTGTACATACACTGGCATTTTCTTTCGGTGCAACTGAAGCGCTTTCAATAAAACTTTCTGTATGACTAAGAAAGGCTTTTTCCATGGAGAGAAACTGCATGTCACTTGGGAAGATAGAACCCGTATTATTTGGTTTTACTGAAAAGCACTTTGGGGACCCTGATTGTAccttcacaaacaaaacaagcatgaGTGTAAATACTTCCTAAAATATGGCTTTCAAAAGCTGAGAAAGGGATAGAAGACATGTCTATAGCTGACAGATAAGAAAAATCATCCATACAAATTTGACCTTAATCATTCCAAAATTGCAAAGAATTCACAAATAGTCaaaatttcataatttataGATAATTTCCATCAAAACATTAAACTGATGAATCTACCTTAAAGTTAGTTTAGATACAAAGATAGTTTAGACACAAATTTCATGCTGGTGAGAACTGAAAAATATCATGAAATACACCCCCTTCTACAAAATACCCGTGAAAGGCACTCACAACTTATAACAGCAAAGGGTCCGCTCTTGTTCACTTTGAAAACCCCATCAACAAGCATTTTATAAAAGTGAGAATCACTACAAATATGGATAGAATTCTGGTTTCAGTCTAAATACTTACAGTGTGGTAAAGCATTTGTATTCTTAAGCCGAGGTAAACTGACAGTACTTTAAGACTGCTCAATAGTACTGAACTATGTTGTACTGAGTGTTACACTGTGTgtaagtgaaaaaaatgacaaaggtATCTTCCAATATACAAATGTTCTGtacctctgacacacacacaagtggtGTTATTGTGTTCAACCAGTACAAAGTactctgacacagcacagaggtaGGGAAAACCATGgtacaggaaagagagaggtagCTGGAGAGAAGTATGACTGATAGGAAAGGGTTTAAATGAAAGCTGGAAGGTGAAATGAAAGGCTGTTGGAAAGTGAAGATTTGGTGAAAGAAGAAGAATGCATCTTTCTTCATATGTAAATGAATTCCAAAGTTTAAATGTTGTTCTCCTAGACTGAGCTCAAGCTTCTCTCTTTTCCAGCGACAGTGAAATGAAGAGGTTCACTCCCTGAGAACAAAAGGAAGGAGACATGATAATCTCCACTCCTATCGATTCCATGTTATTGCTCAAAGCCATGCGGCCAACCGGCCTCTCCTCTGTGATGCAGAGATGAAGAGGAGTGGTTCTTCATATCACTCTGAAGACTAGGACATCTGAACCTTcccactctttctttctctctctcttctctgcctcttGCAGGGTTCTTTCTGTGCTCCCAATCCCTTCTTTTCATCCATTTTCTCTTCAGATTTTGCGGAGGACCAAGACAGTGGTGAGGACACCTGCCAGAAACACCCCAACCGTCTGCCAGGTGGGTGTCCCAAAGTAGGACTTGATTCCTTCCTGCATAAGACAAACAGGAGGTGGAGACAGGTACAATTTCTCAATAGACACATTCACCCAGTTGTGAAAAAAGGCAATGCATTATTACTACATTTCCAGTGGCCACACGTGTAAAGTATTCACGCTTACCCAGCCACCTTGCTCCCTGATCCAGTTGACCACATGTTCCCGGATGTAGTCCATTGTCCAGCTTATAATTGTTCGGATGATGTCAGGGACCTTTGTCAACAGTGCCTGGGAAAGACAAAAGTGAAACCCTGTTCACAGCGCACAATTAACGCCTCAAACAGGAGGCATGAGGTACACCAAATATATTGCTTTCATACAGGGTACCAATAGCTACTTGGGGAATAGGACCAGAAACTATGGAACAACTACAGACAAAAGTTTAAATCTGAACCCAGGAAGCACTAGCACTCTCCAATGTCTTTTTGAAATGAGAAGTCTCAGTCTTTTGTACTTCAAGTTTAGTCATgtgaaacaaatcaaacaaaaagaagaacCTTAACTGACTActgtaagaaattacagcattctgccccaGAATGTGTAGTCTACCAGGCATGATCTAATTTGAATAGCCGCATCCTCCCAAATGGCTTGATtatcacagagacactgacaggaTGATCCACACCTCTGCTGACACCCTAACAACTGGGTCAAGTGAGACAGCAAACAATTATAGAATGGGACCGGGCGTGGGCATTCGAGAACCTTCTCAAACAAATGGTATCCTGACTTCCAAACACGGCATTCTGATTTCATTATCATGCAGGCGATAGGTCTGGCTAATTTACATCAAGAGCGTAACCTAAACTGTATATGCTGGAATTGGTTTGAACAATCAGAGTTCACCCTGACACCGTTGTACCCAAAGTCAGTGCTTTTCGTGCACTTCGATACTGCTTTTTATTGGATTAAAGACAGACTTTCGCAGTCAACACACACTCTTCTTCAAGAGTCTAAATCACACTCCATCCTCTTTTTTCTGATACTACCAAAAAAGAGACTTATGATCCCTGTCTCTGATTTAGCCACCAACCATGTGAAATTTTCCTAATAGCGCCactgataattatttttatttgctgaacTGAAATGTGAAGACAGTCTTGTCTGCAAGATTGACTGAATAATCATCAGTGCATACTAGTTGCTTGGAAGTGAAATGGAATATCATATCCATAATATCACcaaaaattaaaagcattttattacacattatattGCTCACAACACATCTCCTTCAGCACTATGAACAAGGAGAAACTCATCAGATTCTCAGAATACCATATCTAAAAGTCTGAAAAAGTCTATTTATTTGAAACCATACAATTCAACATACAAGAGATCtgcataatattttaaacattgatGTTTCTAGCATGACTAATGTTTTCAGTCAAcctatttttttgaaaaatcacAGGTTTTTATATTGGTTGATAATCATTGACTGTTGCTGTCCTAAGCAGACATTACTCTATCATTGCTCAGTTATAGTAGAATAtcccacagagaaaaaaatgaaagaaacagaggaggaATGACTGCACTTGTCGACACTCACTTTGATTACCAGTCGGCAGGCAAAATAGAAGAGGGCCACCACCCTGCCCCAGTTGAACTTCCCATCAGAGAAGATCTGGCAGGCTACTTGGACAAATACCTCCTTCGTGGGCTGGAGGGCCGAGTTGTTAATCATCctatcacaaacacacaacagaaaaatcatTCCAGGGGTCTGTATACCCTTTAATCAGATTCCAAATTCAGTTCGATGCCTATGTCTACATTATCAGAAATATGTGCTTGGACAGGCCAGCCTCTGAAGTGTAACCTGGACTTAAAAACTCTAATTAAAAACTCCTAGGAAACTAGGCAACATTAGCATGCTTAACACTGAGCAAAAACACCttgagattattttttattattttaatagataaatgtttccatagctAGACAATGCAACAAATAGCAAATGATGGCAGGCAAGCAGTCAAGCTCACATATTTGACCCTGTAAATCTAAAATTCTTGGCTCATACTTGTAGCACTAactcttaccttgtatttgcagcacgtttttgcctaggtagtatagcagcactttattgtcccagtgactgtatttgatgtatgtaaccttagatcagattagttctgtcttgctacactgaccttgtgctcagcttcagcactatttgcactgtacaacctgtacacatcttgcccttgtgcctgttgtttgcctactatatgcacttttgtacgtccctttggataaaagcgtctgctaaatgaataaatgtaaatgtaaacgtaaacaTATGGATATTCCAACTGACAGCAGTATTGTATACTGGCTGGCTCTACCAGTATTAACAGGATAACGAATAGTCCAAtacatgcagacagaaaaagaacgatgttaaaaatcatttttgtgcaTGATAGTGCTCTAACCTTTGAAGTTCTACATTGCTGTCCAGTTCATCTCCTATTCGCTGCAGACATTGTGCCAATTGCTTGTGGGCAGGGTCAAGCAGCTCTGTTCCACCCAGGTCGCCATAGGTCACATTCACGTCTTCACTCCCATGACGACGCACTCGATCAACTATGAAACTTAGACAAATCCGTATAACGTTAGAGTATAAGAGTGAACGCAAGATGTCCGTCTACTATGTAGAGGACTTAACAGCAAATGGGTAGACAATAAACGAACGTCGAGAATTTGATGCGCTGGGTAAAATTCAGGACACAGCCAACATACTTACTCATTAAGTAAGGCCGCTCCAGTGTCTAATATTTGATCAGTGCCAATACCTGACAACAAAGAATCCATATTCATGTTAAGTGAAAGCTCACATGTGCATACCCTCTAAGGTTGGGTCACTGTGTCATTAAATTTAAAGGCAAATTTCAAGTTGAGCTTGCTTACAAATGGACAGCGCCCCAACACCTCATTTTCACAAATCCATAGGTAACttgctaacttagctagctatttgcaacaaaaaatatgttggATTTGTAAAACAGTCTGGGTACTACCTGTAGCATAATTCAACACTACTAACGCTATGTTTACTAATATAATCAACGTTATTTACTTAACAGTACCTAGCTTACTACCAGGCTGACAGCTAACGCTAGCTAATCAACCGGGTAGCTCGCTAACTGGGCTGTTTTTACAAGATGGCTAGAAACAAGCAGATTTTATCCATTGCGTTTTCTCCGTCTTGTTCTACTCTTCTCTGGGATTCACGACGACAGGGTGACAAACTGAAGATTTCTTGTAAGTTAACCAACTAACGTTAGCTTACAATCAAGATAAGACTGGCTAGCACGCTAACCTGGCTATCAAAAAGGGATACAGGATCAAAGTATTAAGTTAGGTTATTTTTACAGTAGTTGTGACTTAAATAACGTTTACGTTGTACTACTAAAGCCAGATGATTAGCTATAACACTACTTGCCAACCAAATAGCACTTAGTAAAATAGCTAAGGTTGCTACTACCTGTGTCGCCCCCGCCCGACGACGTAgccattttaaatctgtttaCCTACCGCTTCCTCATTGCGTCATGTGACGGGTTAAATTAGGGATAGTCTTTATCCGTGTAAAACGTTTAGTTAAAATGCTACAAGTATTTAATTAGATATTACCATGCCGTCAGTGATGATAAACGTGCTTTACACTCTTGTTTGTGTTGAGCAAAAATATCTATAACGTTAGCCTATAAGATAAAAGTAGCTTGTTGATTGTAGGCAATGATGAATTAACTACATTTAAATATCAAGTAGGCCTACTGTGCTTCTTCGCGAACattaacaaacaaatgttttgtatCCTCATATAAAACTATTATAAAGTATCCTTTAGTCGATCCTGCTCGACCACTTTGTTCACAACTGCTTTAAATTAAAAGATATTGACCTAACTTGCCATAAATTCACTTCCTTTCGGGTCCCATTGCTCTTAAAGAGGCGTATTTGTAACATTTTCGAGTATTTATTCGGTAATTTTTACCGAAGGTATttaatcttcaacctccccaaattctcccatgttactcccctgcttaaatccctacactggcttcctgtcgctaccaggatcagattcaagaccctgaccctcgccttctctgcaatcaacaggacagcccctgcctacctccaagaactcattcagccctacacaccagcccgacccctgcgctcagcagcaactggacgccttgctccctgcatggtcaaggcaggaggtgctcgttctgccagacatcggcgtttcacctacatcgctccccagtggaggaacgaactccctgtcccgctacggacagctccttcaccccattccttcagacggggcctgaagacgcacctcttcagactctacctggactgacccagcacacaatcgctatacttactgtatgcacttttgtacgtcgctttggataaaagcgtctgctaaataaataaatgtaaatgtaatctcttTAAAGTTATTGTCTTCGATAATGCAACGTCACAGTCTTCTGAACACGTTATCTGTTCATGCCCATGTAGTAGCCTAACAACCTCTTGTTAAACGTAAATGAGGGGTTTGCGGTTACATTGCTGATATtccttattttactttttatgatATTAGGTGGTATCTTAAATTTAGTACAATTCTACAATTTTCATGTACACAGATAAGAAACCTGTCTTCAGTTCTTTCATATGTGGTACAAACACTAAGTATTTCATTGGAATGCAGTGACACATTTGTAGGTGATACAAATCTGATACATGCTTGGTTCAGTGTATTTCAGAAGGATTTAATCATTGAGAAATAACTATCTAATAATGATCAATGACAAGTTTGGTGGGTGTCTTAATCAAACATAAGCCATTACTTATATATTTCTAGTATTCAGTTTTGATTCcttatttgaaaatgcataatgTTATGTTCAGAGGACTGCCAGTGACATTTAATAAATACGAATTTGAAGGATTACACTTTCTTTACATCATACATTGAGAAtgcatgttctctctctgtgtgctttgtcttgtgataatgctgtgtgtgtgcattgtctAGCCTGAACttattgcatattttacaatatgtgACTATTGAGTTTGAATTCAGCCTAGTTATTAAGTTTTAGGGTATCACGGATTAACATACTTTGCATCACTTCACTTTTCTCCTTACTCTCTAAAATGAGAGTTTTTACTGTTTCTGTTCTGGCTTTATGTCACCCATTTTGGTGTTAGTTGTTCTGAATGAGAATGCTGATGTCTCTCTCTACAGggatgtgcaggtgtgtgacaTTGTTACTGTAGGAGAGTGTCGGCCCCTTGGAGGTTCAATGTGCTCAAGGTCACCAACGCAGCTGGAGCCTAAACAAATTCCAAAAATTCTAGAGGCTATGGAAATATGGAATCACATTTCAAGGATTGTTTTTGAATTATTGTGAAAGTGTCCAGACTTGCTGTGTTTCAATAAAGGGAATCTCTGTATTATGTAgcagttttgctgttttgtgtaaccttttctgttctgtttgaacATTTCTACCAGCAATTGCTGTCTTCCTAAAATGTAGAATGGAGAGTTCATTTGAAGTGATTTCGAGTCCAGGAGTAGGCTAAGTATTTCATTGGAATGCAGTGACACATTTGTAGGTGATACAAATCTGATACATGCTTGATTCAGTGTATTTCAGAATCTGGGTCTAGAAAACTGGCcgtggatgtttttttttttttttggtagtgACTCAAGCAGTTACTAGATGAAAGTAGGCCAGGCGCTCTGGGATTGCTTCGGGGTGCATTGCCCCCCAGATGGGCTTCAGTGTACCCCAATagtctccttatatcccaatatctacatagtatttatgactttttgtgcacacttgtggattgcagttgcacccttCTGTATTTTCACCTAACGCCGAGGCTGGTTGAAAGTAACCATACACATAATTGGTCAATTTTATGTAGCAACTGTCATGTATCAATCAATGTTTAAGAACACATAGTAACCAAACACTTGAGTGGTAATTTCCTTTATTCTTCTGAGGATTacacattttgctgtttgaggtgaatcttgtgaaaatgtgaatCTTCAGCAATCTGCCCGATGGTGAATACATGCTGTCTGAAGTAACCCAATATAGCTAAATTAACAGAGAATATATCAAATAGGTGTATCGAACCAGTACCGTAGCAGTACGTAGGCCGACGTGGCTTTTGCCAGCATTAATTTCTAACCTAAAAGTATTTTTGTCTGTAACGTTGTCTATAAAGTTTCTTCATATAGTTTTGTGATACGTTTTGCAAATGCTTATTTTAGCCATGAGTCGGTGCAATgactttaaaatgcaattttacgTACGTATCATCAACCAGTCTTTCGTGATGCTACAGTAATGACTACATAGTAACAACTTTGATTACTAGTAAGAATAACTGAGTATGCCCTACTCAACTTTTTAACCCTAAAAGTTTAATATGTGACCGTGAAACATCGTGCATGGACATAAAAAACACTAGCATGGTGAAAAATCTACTTGCTAACCAGTCTGTGATTGTGATTAATTGTATCTAACGTTATCTCCATTATgctcataaaatgtatttatatgaaCGAAACAGCTATCCAAACACTTCCCACAGACATCATCTAAGCCACAGTTCGGCACGTCCCACTGGTCCCGACAGCGAATCAATTCGCACGTAAAGCGTGTTTGGATTCAGCGTCGTGAAGTTATCCAGCAACGCGGTTTACGGCCTGGCGCCATTTTAAGAAAGGACGAGGCGAGGCAGTCGTGCATCGGGACATCTATCCTGGTAATAAATTAGGGAATAGATCAACGTTACGGAAATTATTTAAAACGAGAAACGGTACACAAACGTTAAGCTTTTGGGTTCAATATTCAACGTTACTCGCAGTTTGTTTGAGCGTAACGTTGGTCCTTGGGCCTTTTGTGTTTGGAGAAACTGAATGCAGAATTGAGGTAAGCGAAACACGAGGCCTAACTTCATCATTTATGCACGTAGTTAGCTACGGAGCTAATCGTGGGACACAGCAAACAGTTAACTGCTAGCAACGAACCTGTTGTTAGGTTTTAAAGGTCAAATATAGTAATGCAACTCGTAGAAAAACGTATATTACACCATGCAAGGTTAGCTAATGCGAAACAAGGTTACCGCAAGTTAGCGAACCATACGCCGTAACTAGCTAATTTGTGTTAGCGAGCTAGTTGGATAGCAGAAATGGGCTTTTGTTCGACGAATGACCAGACCCTGGCTATTATACTGAACGCGAGCTAAATAGTAACAATTCCTGTTAATTTTAGAGCTTCCGTTCCAaggtttttttgggggggggataGCCAACGTTAGCTCGTACGTAAGTCGAGTACTTTCCCCGTTGGGTAAAATTAGTTAAGGCTGTCCGTTGTCGCCATAAATTTGTCTACATAGCTACCTAGCCAGATTTGACCAAATACGTCAAATTTAAAGTTGTATTCAACCAGCAGTTAGGCAGTGTAAATGGTTCGCGTGTTTGAAGTCGGACCGAGGTAACATTTGCTGGGTAATTTTAGCTAGTTAAACGGGCAATAAATGTCTGCACTGATTTCACTGGCAACCTAACACAAGTGGATGCACATTGACTAGCAAGCTACACAAACAGCCTTCCTGGcaatagttgtttttttgtgcaacaAAATCTAACAAACACCCTTACCTCTGTCACCCAGGTGAAAGATGACTCAGTTCCTGCCACCAAATTTGTTGGCACTGTTTGCCCCACGAGACCCCATTCCTTACCTGCCTCAGTTGGAGAAATTGCCCCACGAGAAACACCATAATCAACCGTATTGTGGCATTGCCCCTTTCATCAAACATTTTGAGGTACTGGGTCTTTTGACATTACTGCTGTGTGCATGAAAGAGTTTACATACATCTAACCAGCTATGTTAATTGAGCTTGGTAGACCAGAACATATCCCCTTAAGTGTAAATCCAcctctgtagtttttttttcttgcaatttATTGCTCATTTCTCCCTTCATATTCAGGATCCCAGAGATGCCCCACCTCCTACCAGAGCAGAGACCAGggaggagaggctggagagAAAGGTAAATAAGTGGGTTGGgtagtttctgttttattgttgacaAAGTGTGAGGGTAGAGGTGCTAATATgtgtctgtttcacagagaCGGGAGAAGATCGAGAGGAGACAAGCGGTTGTGGAGACTGAACTCAAGCTGTGTAAGTCTGA
This genomic stretch from Megalops cyprinoides isolate fMegCyp1 chromosome 1, fMegCyp1.pri, whole genome shotgun sequence harbors:
- the LOC118790640 gene encoding apoptosis regulator BAX-like isoform X2: MIDRVRRHGSEDVNVTYGDLGGTELLDPAHKQLAQCLQRIGDELDSNVELQRMINNSALQPTKEVFVQVACQIFSDGKFNWGRVVALFYFACRLVIKALLTKVPDIIRTIISWTMDYIREHVVNWIREQGGWEGIKSYFGTPTWQTVGVFLAGVLTTVLVLRKI
- the LOC118790640 gene encoding apoptosis regulator BAX-like isoform X1, producing the protein MATSSGGGDTGIGTDQILDTGAALLNDFIVDRVRRHGSEDVNVTYGDLGGTELLDPAHKQLAQCLQRIGDELDSNVELQRMINNSALQPTKEVFVQVACQIFSDGKFNWGRVVALFYFACRLVIKALLTKVPDIIRTIISWTMDYIREHVVNWIREQGGWEGIKSYFGTPTWQTVGVFLAGVLTTVLVLRKI